ACTTTGATAAGGTGATTGTTGGGGTGGGAATTACACCTAACACTAACAATATTGGTTTAGATGAAATTGGAATCAAATTAAAAAATGGATTTGTGGATTTTGTTGGAAACTACCGTTCGACTGTGGATCATATCTATGCCATTGGGGATTGTATTGTTACACCAGCTCTTGCCCATGTGGCCAGTGCCGAAGGAATCCGTGCGGCAGAGGATATTTCTGTGCGACTAGGGAACCCACACCATTTACAAATTTCAAGACTCAATTATTCCTACATACCTGGATGTACCTATTGCCACCCAGAAGTAGCAAGTGTTGGACTTACAGAAGAAAAAGCCAAAGCACAAGGTTATGAAGTCACTGTTGGAAAATTTCCGTTCACTGCCAGTGGTCGTGCCCAAGCCCAAGGGGACACAACGGGAATGGTTAAAATTGTTTCTGATAAAAAACATGGGGAAATTTTGGGTGCGCATATCATTGGGAATGGAGCAACAGAAATGATCGCAGAATTAACGCTAGGTGCCAATATGGAAATTACTGTTCGGGAGCTTGCAAACACCATTCATGCCCATCCTACTTTGTCAGAAGGAATTATGGAAAGTGCGGCGGCGGTATTAGGAGAGGCGATTAATATATAGAGGGAAAGAAAATATAGTTCATTATGGGAAAGGTTACTGTGATTGATGAAGCAATATAAATCCTGTATAGGAGTTTCTGAATTATCAAATTGGAAATTCTATTATAAGGAAACTTCAAATGGCATTTATCACTTTTTGGGATTACGAAATTCAGGAAATGAAGTTTCTTGCTATGGAGAAGGTTACGATGAAGTTCTTTCGAAATGTATCGAATTTTCAAAGGTAATGGAAAGGAAAATACAAAATCAATCATTCTAATCCTTATAATCAAATTGTTAGATGAGATTCATTTTAATTAAATGAGATATGTAAATTCTAGACCAAAAGAAATTGAATTCCAGAAATTAATTCGTAAGAAATTGGCAAAAGATTTACTTTCATTCGGATACAAAATTATTTATGACAATAATAAATTAAAACTATCTGATGATAGAAGTTGGGTATTCAAAATAGTCTTCAAAGGTAATGACACCATAGAAATTTTTAATGACGACTGGCGCGATTACACTGAGTTCTTTCGTATTAAAATAAATAATTTGGAGCAAAAATTTATTCGCATTTCGAAGGATAGTGATTTGAGTGAAGAACTCGAAAAACTGAAAAATCTAATATCAGACAATTCTTAATCTGCATTGTAATATACATAATATTTGAGAATTAAACTAATTGTTCTGTTTTGTGCGCCACTCCTCTTGCTTGTTCAAACGTTCTTACAGTTCTCAACATTTGCTTGGGAACACGTAAATGTTGAAATAAAATTGGAAAAGCTCTGCAAAAAAATACAAATCTTTCTAAAGACTCAATTGTATATGTTTTTCAAATTGTAACTCTAGATAGAGAAAGATGCATCCATAAGGCATCAGAAATCAAAAACAAGAATATGAAGAAAGTAGAAGACGGGATCAAGTTAGTTTTTTCTTTGGATCATAGGTAATACACATAACAGCAGTCTAACCAGAATCCCCAGCGCCAGCGATAGTAGCGGAAATCCTTTCGCAGGAGCGAAAGATTGGAGCGTATAGCGCGGTCGGTTTCACTTAGGAGTTTTGTCACCTAACCAATTCGATGCGCCCATCGCTTCTCTCTTTGAAACCTATCTCAATTTTCTTTTATCTCCAAACATCTTTTCATCCAATTCCAAGTTTCTTTCGGCCTTTCAAATGGAAAAAAATGTGTAAATCCTGGAAAGATTGTAACATCGGACTTGGGATTTACTTTTGCGAGAAGGTTGGCATACTTAGGGCTACAGACTTCGAATTTTTCTGGAATGGCGATATGGTTTTCTGTTTTGATACCGTAAAAGTTTTTGAAAACGTGAAAGTGTGCGTGGCCAAAGATCCTTGCTTCCACTCTTGGATCACAACAAAGTTTGACTTCTGCTTCATGGCCAGTATTTACAAAACATGAGTTGAGATAATCTTCGAAGATAGAAGGTTCAAAGTTGGCAAAGGCCGGAAATTTTCGAAAAGACCGCCTAACAAGCTCTATGGATTTAAAATGAGTTCTTCTTTTTTTTGCACCCTTTGCCAAAGGGTTTTCTAAAAATTTAGAAAGGAGGATGAGTTTCCAACCTAAGATGACGGGGTCCATGACTAATACTTTTTCAAAACGGGAAGGTTCTTTGGCTGCCGCTAAAAGAGATGAGGCTCCACCTAAAGAGTGTCCGATGATACTTGTTTTGTTAATGGATTCAAAATTGAGAAGTGCAAGGATTTGATCTCGAAACACATTCCAATTATTAAATTTTAAACTAAACTCAGAACGTCCATGACCCAAAAAGTCAGGAGCAATGACTCTGTAATGTTTTGATAATAAATTAAAATAATACTGGTAACATCCGGCACTATAACCATTGGCATGACAGAAAACGAGAACGGGACCCGGAGTTTCCGAATCTAAGTAGGCACATTCCCAGTTTCTGAACCGAAAGGATTTTTGTTTCATTTTTCTATTTGACCCTTCCCGATTTAGATCGGATTTTGTCTCTATCCCATGCAATTCCAGGTCATCCTCTTCTTCTGTATAGCCGTATTCTTTAATGCATTGGCTAATATTTTAATCAAATCCTCATCCTTACAAGACCAAACAAAAACATTGTCAGGTGGTCTTTGGGAAACAATCTTTACGGTGTTTAATCCTTATTTTATCGGTGGACTCGCCAGTTTTGGTTTAGCCTTACTTGGGTATCGATATGTTTTGGGGAAGGGGTTGAAACTCTCACTTGCTTATCCAGTATTCACTTCCAGTGGTTTTATCATTGTCCTCATTGCCTCTTCTCTTTTTTTTAAAGAGCGGTTGAATCTGACACAATGGTTGGGGATTGCATTTATATTGATCGGTGTTTGGCTTACCGCCTTGCAGATGTTTGATGTTAAATCTTGAAACCTAAATCCAATTCTAACAAACGAATATTTTTACTATTTTTCTTTCCCTTTCTTTTCATTTTTCTTTGTAAAAAATCGGATCCGGGACTTGGTTCGGGGTCTGACTCTATTGCTTTAAAACCTCGTCCCAATGTTCTTTGGATTGTGATTGATTCCCTTCGGGGAGATATCATTGGTCGCTATGGCGTTACACCTAACTTAGATTTGTTCAAAGAAAATGCCATTACCTTCCAATACCATTTAGTAAACGCAGCTTGGACAAGACCATCGACATTAGTATTTTTCACTGGTAAGTATGCTTCTGCCAACCCTGTTAATTTTTGGGACTATCCAACTACCAGGTCAGAAGTAGAAGCATTTTATCGGACTGAAAAATACCCATTGCCTAAACTACTCAAAGAAAATTCCTTTGGTACATATATGGTCGGGAACAACCCTTTTTTAACAGATAAATTTGGACTTGGGGTAGATGTCGGCTTTGATTTGTTATACGATTTTTCCAATTATAACGAAGATACAAAAAAAATTACAAAAAAAACTTTTGAAGTATTGAAAGAAATTTCATCCGATAAAAAACCTTTTTTCCTGTTTTTAAATTATAACGATCCGCACAAACCATACACTCCACCTCCGGGATTCACAGCTCGTATTCAAACGAAAGAAGTTTTAGATGAAAAGAAAACAAACTATCTTGGAGAAGTAGCCTTTGTCGATGAGGAACTTGGAAAAGTCTTTGATGAGTTAAAAGATAAAAATCTTTGGGATAACACGATGATTCTCATCACGGCTGACCACGGTGAGGTGATGCATTCTGCTCATGCAATTTCTCCGTTTACTGGAACCAATACATATTATGGGCATGGCCAGGATTTGTTTTTGGAAAATATCCATGTTCCGCTTCTAGTTAAGTTACCAAACGAAACCAAAAAACAATCTATAAGTGCAATGACAAGGTCGATTGATTTATATCCAACGATTTTGGATTATATTGGATTGACAGTTCCTAAATCTGTACAAGGTAAATCACTTAGATCCTTGATTGAAAATAAAGAAACCACCAAACGGACGTATTATGGAGAGACCAGATTTACGCAAGGGTATGGGGAAGGATCCGAGTTTCTATTGCAAAGGTCCTACCGGTTTCATGAGCTTGGAAAATTTTGGCAAGGATCTGTAGGGAGTGAATTCTATTTATATTTGGATTCAAAAAAAGATCCCAATCAGGAAAATCCATTAAGAATTGCGAATATAGCTACGATCAAAGGTATGAAACTACAGCCGGATCTGGAAAAGAAAATCATTCGGTTTTGGAAACAAATTCGATCAATGGAACCCAAACTACCGTTATATCATCTTTCCATCCATCCAGAATCAAAGGATACAGAAATTCAAATTCGGATACCCAGTGGAACCATACGTATGGCATCCTACCCCGAGGATGTTCTTTTGGAAGAAAAAGGAAAGTTGGTACAAATCCAAACCAAACGAATGGATCCCTTTGAAATCAGTTTTGAGGTGTATCCAGATGTGAGTTCACCTGAAATTACAGTCTGGTTTTCTAAACAACAAATTCCAAAATCGGACATTTTTACGGGTTACTTCGGAGTGAGTTTAGCATCTTGTAGGTCCAACTGTGATTTGTTATATGAAACCGGACCGAAAAGACCAGTCATCACTCCCAAAGCAAAAGTTTATTTTTGGAAAGAGGGTGGACAAAAAAAATCTTATTCTTCGAAACAAGAATTAGGAACCGATGCTTTAGAGATTTTAAAGAAACAAGGATACGTACAATAGTTGATTGTGATTTGAATTAATCGTTGTCCTGATTCGTAACAGATACATTCGGCAAAGTTTCCCCATTAAACCCACTCCCTCCACCACTAAGGGACCCAAATAAAATTGAATACACTAAATTTCCGTCGGTCAGAAAATCATCGACTCCTGATAGAACAACATTTTGGTATGTATTCCAATCACTGGATGTAAACACTAAACTAGAAACAGAACTTGTCCCTTCCGCAACATTCGAACTAGAGACGGGTATGGTAACATTAGAGATAGGTCTTGCACGCAAACGCACTTGGAATCTAGATTGGCCACCAAATTCTGTAGTGATTAAGTTAGGTGAAGTGACAAGTCCCCCTGAACTATTGGCTGAAGTTCCGCAGGCATTCATAGGATTTGGATCTATACAAGGAACAATATCGTAGATATAGTTGATATGAGTGGCGGAGATGGAAAGAGGGGTGAGGGCAGTATAAATAGCAGAAGGTGTAAAGCCGGTGCCTGTTTCTCCTGAGGTCACTGCAGAGGCAATGGTATAACTTACGTCACCAGTAGCGGCCGTATCAAGTCCCGTCACAGTGACCAGTTGGCCTGAACCAAAATTACTTGGTGTGAAGGTGAGAGTTCCCGTAGGGAAACTTACGAGTCCGCCAGGAGTTGTGTTAAAGTTCACTGTGATGTTCGTTGTGGGTTGTGAGTCCAAATGGATGTAAAATTCAGAGGATGCACCTGATTGTGAAGTGATCACTGTGGCAGGTGTAAATCCAGAGGTTGTGATTCCAGCACTGTCATTATCATTCAAAGTGAGCATAGGGTAATTCGATGATGGGTAAGGATTTACACCATTATAAAAGCCATCGGTAGAAGAAAGGACACCCACAACAATCGGACATGATACATTTCCATCATCGACTGCATCATCATTTGGCGTCACCAAGACTGTGTTGTGTGGCCCGATAGTATTCCAATTGGCGCTGGTGATAGTGAGGGAACTTGTTGAAATAGAAAATTGAGGGACACTTGGTGCGACAATCAACTGGCAAGGAAAAGTTGTCGTTACCGAAACGGGAACTGTGACATCATCTGTTGGCGCTTGGCTGAGAAGTACATAAATGGGAAAGGTCGCAGAATTTTCAGCCCGAGTCATATTCGTGGGAGTGACAACAGTTACTGGGTTTTCTGATGTGCTGTAGTTGACAAGTGTAACCGTGTCCCCAGTGCTTCCTACAAAACTAACATACCATGACGGCATTGAACCAGTCTCTGTTCCATTTACTGTTACCGAATAACTTATATTTCCATCACTCAAAACATCGGAGACTCCTTGAATTTCCACAGGAACCGAGGTGCTCCAGTTGGTTTCATCAAAGATATATTGTTTGGAGCTAACGGGCGTTCCTCCATCATTGATCATTCCTTCTGTTGCATCGGAGGTGGCGATAGTTACAGTGACTTGGTTTCCCGGAATGGGGCGACTTCCTAACCTCAGGCTATACATCGCCGATTGGCCCGACTCTGTTGTGAAGTAAGGTTGTCCAGAGTCCAAAGTGAATAAAATATTTGGGGACGGGTTGTCATCGTCTGTAATGTTAATCGTGATATCAGAAGGATTCATCCCTTCATAGTCTGTTCCCGACCCTGATATTGCACCTAACGTAAGCGTATGAGTCCTTGTGTTTATTTCATTGATGGAATCATTTGCAACAATGACAGTTACTGTTTGGGTTGTTGAAAAGTTTGTATGTGTGAAAGTCAAACTAGCAGGAGAAAACGTGTATTGTACTGTGTCTGGTAAGTTAAAAGTTTCGCCCGAGATGGGGATGGTAACGGAACCTGAGGCACAAGCAGCTAAATTACCGGGAGTGTCGCAGGGTGCTGAATTCAAACGAACTGTAAAGGTTCCATCACTTCCGCCTTCCGTAAGATTTAGTGTGTTGGATGAAATTGTAAAACCAGCTGTATCATTATCGGTGATGGTGATCACCAAATCACCGCTAGCTTCTGTATAACCTGGAAGAGTTCCTGTGGGAAAAAGTCCGGTGAAGTAAGAGCCACTCGCTTGTGGGATATGAATGGTGACTGGAATATTTCCATCATCAAAGGAGTCTGAAACAGAACGAACTGTGACCACTTGGACTACATCCCAACCACTATCACTGGTGTTCCCGGAATAATTAGCAGGTTGTCCGTTTGTGGGGGTAAAGGTAAGAGTTCTGGATGCAGCAACACCAGAAGAACTATTGAGTAAAACCGCTTCAGTTCCATCAGAAGAAGTGATTGGCCCAATCGTCACATTGGCATTCGGCTTTAAAGAAAGTCTGATTTCGAATGTGATGGTAGAAGTTCCATTTTCTAACATTGAAGATGCGGATAAGTTTTGGATACGAACCAAAGGTTCATTGCTATCCGTATTAATGGCAGTCACAGCAGGGATTGCGGTCGAATTGTACTTTGTATCGGCCGATGTTGAATTTCCAAAAGAGATATTTACATTTTGATCTCCATCATCAACTCCATCTAACACAGAAGTGATGGTGACGGTTTGCGGGGTGTTCCAATTCCCTGCAGTAAAACTCAAAGAAGCCGGAGACACAGTTATTTCGGAAGTATTACTGGATGTGATGCTTGGAATACTCACTGTGTTTGTTGGTTGAGAATTCAATACTACTGTAAAGGTTTCTGTCGAAGGAGTTCCATTTTCATGGACCACGAGACCCCCTACAGGAGTGACAGTAAATCCTGCTGTGTCATCATCTGTTACTAAAATAGTCACAGATGATGGAGGCGATACTGAATTATAAACAGGATCGGCAGACCCACCCGTATCAACTGATCCAAACTGCAATGTGACAGTCCTTGTGTCCTCATCAATGGCATTGTTATTAGTGGTAATGTTGACATACTGGTCTACATTCCAATTTGCATTTGTAAAAACTAAGTTGGTAGTACTGCTATTAGTGATGGCATTGTTTTCAGATATTCCTGTGAGTGTTACGGTAAACCCTGGAGGAGGTTGGGACAAAAGATGGATGGCAAAAGAAAGGTTACCTCCATTTTCAGAAATGGTCAAACTACCAGGGGATGTCAGAACAAATCCAGGAATATCATCATCGGTATTGGTTACAGAAGGAAAAACTGGACCCGCCAAACCATTGTAATCTGTGTCGGCAGAAGTGGCTGCCCCAGCAACTATCGATACAGTTTTTGGACCATCTACGATAAATTCGTTTACCCCAGTGACAGTGACTATTTTCGGTGTAAACCATTCACTCGGTGCAAAGGTTAGTGAAGATGGAGAAGCTGTACCTTCCGAACTAGGGGTGGCAACAATAGAAGGAATTGTAACAGAATTTGTCGGTAATGTATTCATCACAATCCCAAAACTCACAGCGCCCCCAGCTTCTGTCGTTGTCAGTCCTGACAAATTGATAACAGTAAACCCAGCTACATCATCATCGACATTGGTTCCTGTAATGATAGGGATTGGCTTACCCATATAAGCTGGGTCATTCGAAACTGTGGGATCGGCAGAGATTTGAAACGTACTATCATCTACACTAAAATCATCCACACCCGTAACGGTCACAGTTTGTGGCACATTCCAATTGTTAGGTGTAAATACAAGTTCTACTGCAGCGACAGTTGCTTCTGTTGTATCATTAGAAACAAAATTTCTGATGGTTACATCTTGCATTGGTCTTGTTTGTAATACATAAGCAATAGTACCGGTTTCTCCTGTTTCCGAAGTGATGAGTCCAAAAGCTGGGCTTGCTGCCACACCGGAAGATTCATCGTCAGTATTAACAACGAGTAAAACAGGAAGTCCTTGTGCAGAAAATCTGATATCGGAAGTTAATGTGGTCCCTAATTGGACTCTATAGTTTTGATTTCCATCAGCAATTAAATCATCTATACCCGCCAAACGAATGCTCTGTGGTATATCCCAATTGTCTTCTGTAAAATCTAGAAAAGTTTGCGACAAAAGTACACCCTCAGTGGGATCAGAGACAGTGATTGGGCCAATTCTTACTGAACTGTTTGGCTCTATGTTCAAACGAACTGTGAATTCTGCTTGTCTTCCATTTTCACTCGTGAATAAAAAATTTGGAGCTTCGTAAATGACAGAACCTTGCCCGGTTGTGGAAACAAAGAAAGAACCGAATAACATCTGCAAATTCAGCGGTGTGATGGACTGGCAAGAAATGGTAAAGGTGGAGGAGAGGAGGATCATGATGGAAATACAAACTCTGAACATGATTTCCTTTTGTCCTCGTATCGCACCCATTTAGGGTTCTCCCTCTATATATTACGAGAAAAATAGCTTAAATTAGAAAAAAAATTCCAGGAATTGCAATAAAATCAAATGAGCCAAAATCAAAACCAATTATCCCAAGGGCCACTTGCTGGTGTCAAAGTTGTGGACCTTTCTTTACTCCTTCCAGGCCCCTTGTGTTCGCAACATTTAGCAGATATGGGTGCAGAAGTAATCAAAATTGAAAATCCCAGAGCCTATGATGGATCTCGTGCGATGTTTAAAGGCAAAACTGGTTATCCTGCTTTATACATGATGTTGAATCGAAATAAAAAAGCGATTACATTGAATCTTAAACGAGACCAAGCCAAAGAAATTCTTTTTAAACTTTTAGAAGATGCAGACATTTTACTCGAAGGATTTCGTCCCGATGGAATGGATAAGATGGGAATCGGTTATGATGTCTTAAAAGAAAAATTTCCTCGTTTGATTTACTGTGGAATTTCTGGCTACGGAATCTCGGGAAAATACGTAGACTTTGCCGGACATGATTTGAATTACTTAGCGGTCTCTGGAGTCCTTGACCAAACAGGAAATCCCCCAAGGCCTGCTGGTTTTCAATTGGCAGATGTGGGAGGAGGAACTCTGACGGCTCTATCTGCAATCCTTGCTGCTCTTTATTTTAGAGAAAAAACTGGCAAAGGACAACGGATTGACATTTCGATGACAGATGCTTCCCTCCAATTTCTTTCGTTATACGGTGGAATTTTATCTTCATCAGAAAAATCGCCAGAAGCAGGGAACGATATTCTTTCTGGTAAATTGCCAAACTATAATGTTTATGAAACAAAAGAAGGAAGATATGTAGCCCTTGGTGCCTTAGAAGATATGTTTTTCCAAACTTTTTTACGGGCCGCAGGAATGGAAAACTTAACGAAAGATCATCCTATGAATGAAGAAAACATTCCTCTCATTAAACAAAAGTTAACTGATTATTTTAAATCCAAAACTTATTCCGATTTACAACCAATCTTTGACAATACAGACGCTTGTCTTTCTCCTATTCTCAATATGAAGGAAGTTTCAGAAGATTCACATTTGAAAGAACGAGGTATGGTGATCGAAAGAAACCATCCAAAATATGGACCAATTCTACAATTTGGGTCACCGTTTCATTTTTCAGAGACACCTTTTGTTTATAGAAACGACCCACCAGAACATGGGGAACATACGGACGAGATTTTGGGTGGATTGGGGTTTTCCAAAGATAAAATTGCGGAGTTTAAAAAAGACCGAGTGATCTAACAGCTCCCTTGCTTTTTTTTAGTAATTTCTTTATTTTGTCCCAGGGGGGAGGTACACTCTTCCCTAAACCTACTCTATGAAGTTATTACAAGTATCCGACCTTCACCTTTCCCAAATTTCCCCCGAGGAAAAGATTTATTCCCTTTCCGTATTACGAGAAATTTTACAAACGGCAGAGTCGACGAATTGCGATCGTATTCTTTTTTGTGGGGATCTTTTTAATACATTTCCCGATTTAGAAGGATTACGTTCAGATTTTCTAAAAGAAGTATCCTCTTATTCAGGAATCATTTATTTTCTGCCAGGGAATCATGAAATTTTAGAAAAAAGAAATAGCAACCATTATGCGAGCTATGATTGGTCTTCTAAAGTAAAGGTTTTAGATAAAACTCCTTATTTTTTATTTGAAGACAATGGGATTGAATTTTTAGCAATCCCACACCAGGAAAATTATTCGGAATTGTTACTTGCACCTCCACCAACAAAACAAACAAAACTTCGGATTGGACTCGCTCACGGAACTGTTTCAGGAATGAGTTTTACTGGTCTTAGTGAGGAAGAAGAAGAGGGCGGCTCTTATTTGGATCCCAATTTAATTCAAAATTTAGATTTGGATTATCTTGCCATTGGGCATCTCCATAAAGCTCGAATGGGGACTGTTGGAAAGTGTAATGTTGGTTATGCTGGATCTTCTCGTGTATGGAGAAAAGGAGAATCTGGAAAAAGAGGAGGTATCTTTTTGTTTGTCGAAGGTAGTACGATTCGTACGGAATCTGTAAATTGGAAATCTGCAGGTGAATATAAAGAAATTATCGTTTCTTTGGATACGGAGGGAAAACCAGAGGAGAGTATCGAAACATATTTAGCGGAAACAAATCCAAACGATTGGATTGTGTTTCGATTTGCAGGGTACGTTGATTCGATGTCAGAAAAACAAAAATTCCAAGAAACAGTTCTTCGCGATTGGAAATCCAAATTTCGAATTTTGGAGTTTGATCCCGATGAATCACAAATCACCGTCATCCAACACCTTTCTGAAAATGAATTCGTAAAACAGTTTTTAGATAAGATGAACGAAAGAAAAGGACAAATGGATCCTAGTCTTTGGAGACACACTCGGGTCACAGGCATTCGATTGATTTTGGAAGGAAAGAAAAATCGATGATATTAAAAATAGAAAACTTCGGTATCTTTTCCAAAAATGAATTTCCCATTGAAAAAGTGACTGTGTTCACGGGTCCCAACGAATCAGGTAAAACAACTATCTTGGATGCCTTTGTCTCGGCTCTCGTGAAAGTTGTGGGAAGCACAAAGTATGGTGCCCTTCTTAATGCAAGATACAAACCTGAAAGAAATTCTGATTTGGGGATACCCAAACTTTCTCTTTCCCAAAATTTATATTTGAACTCACTAGTCATTAGGGAAGGAAATATGGATGTAGGTTCTGAAAAAGAACTGATTAGCACCATTGAACAAACCATATTTGATAGTGGATATAATCCTGCTAAACTCATAGAGCAGGTAGAACAACTTGCAACAAAAACGGGAACAAGAAAGTCCGCTAAAGAATGGAATCAAACTTTATTAGAACTTACGACTGCCAAACAAAGGTTTAATGAGTCAGAGTTGAATTTAAATAAAATCTCTTCTCAATTTGCTGATTTACCAACCTGGGAGATCGAACGTCAAAAACGAAAAGAAGAGTTATCCTCTTCTTTAGAAGAACAAATTAAACTACAAAAACGTTTAGAAGAATATAAGGAAACTGAACAATTCGCGGAAGCGGACCGAGTGTATGGCCAATTGTTACAATGGGAAACATTACGAACCCAATCGAAGTCAGATGAACGAATCCTAAAATCAAATGGGGATCAAAAATCAAAAGAAATTGATGGGGAAATCCAATCGATCGAACAAAAATTATCTCTTTCAAAAGAACGATTTCTACAATTGGAAAAAAAATTAGAATCTTCTCTGAGTCAAAAAACATTAACAGAACAAAAATCCAAAAAATTGGAATCCTATTTTGATTTTTTTGAAACTTGGAAGCATACCATTCGTAAATTTCAAGAAGAATCCCCAGTGGTCCAAAGAATCACTTGGAATCCATTATATAGAAGTTTGGCGGGCGGGTTTGGTGTTTTTGGGATTTTTTCTTTGATCCTTTCCTTATTCACAGATTTTGGTGTTTGGATTTATATTCTCCCAATTTTCTTTTTAGGTGCGACTTTATTTTTTGTTTTTCGTGCTAAAGAAATCAAACTTGAACGGGATGAACCCAAGTGGAACGAAATGGTTCGTCGGATCGCTACCGAAATGGAAACCAAAACTTTAGGTGAATGGAAACCTGATTCACTGACTATGGAATCTATTACCTTAATGTTCCAACGATTTGATCGGGAATACACAAAACATAAACTGGAAGGAGATAACTTTCAAACGGCCATCACTAGTTTGGAAGAAGAAATCAATCAGTTTCGCATTGAAGAAAAAAAAGGGAAGGAACTTCTTTTTGAAAAAGAAAAAGAATTAACGGCAATTTTGCGAGAATCTGGAGTGAATTCAATTTCTGAACAAACTGAATTATTTGTTCAAATTCGATTGAAACAAGAAAAGTTGCGAACATTAGAAGAATCCTTAAAACTTGAGTCCAAAAAATGGGGAATTAATGAATTAGAAGATTTAAAACTCCAATTAAAAGAAAAACGAATGGATTTAGAAAAAAAAGGAATCTCAAAGACCTATTCCTCGGAAGATCGGACCGCCAAACAAAAATTAGAAAACGAAATCCAAACAATTTCCAATAAAATTCGAGATCTTGAAAGAATCCTTGTTGAGTTAGAGAAAAAATTGGATACGGGTAAAGCTGTTTTGGAGTCCAGAATCGTGCCTGCCCAAAAAGAATGGGAACAAAACAAACGCGATTTAGAAACAAAAGAAAAAAAGACAAATGAATTGGAAAAGAACTTTCAGGCTCTGGAAGTGTTAACAGAAATTTTTACTGAGATGCAATCTGAAAGTACAGATAAAATGTCATCTCTTGTTAAATCATTACAAAACAGAATGGATGCACTAAAAGGTTCTCTTCCAACAAAACAAATCCAATGGAATGGATTTTCTGATGAAATTCAGATCACCTCCGACTCCTCTAAAACTAGCCAAGTCTTTACAAATTTATCCACAGGAACGAAAGAACAAATTTCTTATGTTCTGCGTTTGGAATATGCTTTTCGCATTGGGAAACAATTCAATTTACCTTATCTTCTGTTGGATGAGCCATTTCGACATATGGATATTAGTCGAAGAGATGTTGCACTTGCCTACACATTGCAATGTATTGCCAATGCAGAAGAAGAATGGAAAGTCGTATTTTTTAGTTTTGATGAGGATTTGGTTTCAAAGATTAACGTTTTGGCAAAGGAATATAATCTCCCTTGCCAAATCCATGAATTAACTAAACGAGTTTCTTAGCTTCAGAAAATACTGTATCGTAATTTGGTTCGCTACCGATCTCGGGTACAAGTTCCGTATAACGGATGATATCGTCTTTATCCACCACAAATACGGCTCGTGCTGATAATCCCGCAA
This genomic stretch from Leptospira meyeri harbors:
- a CDS encoding beta strand repeat-containing protein → MGAIRGQKEIMFRVCISIMILLSSTFTISCQSITPLNLQMLFGSFFVSTTGQGSVIYEAPNFLFTSENGRQAEFTVRLNIEPNSSVRIGPITVSDPTEGVLLSQTFLDFTEDNWDIPQSIRLAGIDDLIADGNQNYRVQLGTTLTSDIRFSAQGLPVLLVVNTDDESSGVAASPAFGLITSETGETGTIAYVLQTRPMQDVTIRNFVSNDTTEATVAAVELVFTPNNWNVPQTVTVTGVDDFSVDDSTFQISADPTVSNDPAYMGKPIPIITGTNVDDDVAGFTVINLSGLTTTEAGGAVSFGIVMNTLPTNSVTIPSIVATPSSEGTASPSSLTFAPSEWFTPKIVTVTGVNEFIVDGPKTVSIVAGAATSADTDYNGLAGPVFPSVTNTDDDIPGFVLTSPGSLTISENGGNLSFAIHLLSQPPPGFTVTLTGISENNAITNSSTTNLVFTNANWNVDQYVNITTNNNAIDEDTRTVTLQFGSVDTGGSADPVYNSVSPPSSVTILVTDDDTAGFTVTPVGGLVVHENGTPSTETFTVVLNSQPTNTVSIPSITSSNTSEITVSPASLSFTAGNWNTPQTVTITSVLDGVDDGDQNVNISFGNSTSADTKYNSTAIPAVTAINTDSNEPLVRIQNLSASSMLENGTSTITFEIRLSLKPNANVTIGPITSSDGTEAVLLNSSSGVAASRTLTFTPTNGQPANYSGNTSDSGWDVVQVVTVRSVSDSFDDGNIPVTIHIPQASGSYFTGLFPTGTLPGYTEASGDLVITITDNDTAGFTISSNTLNLTEGGSDGTFTVRLNSAPCDTPGNLAACASGSVTIPISGETFNLPDTVQYTFSPASLTFTHTNFSTTQTVTVIVANDSINEINTRTHTLTLGAISGSGTDYEGMNPSDITINITDDDNPSPNILFTLDSGQPYFTTESGQSAMYSLRLGSRPIPGNQVTVTIATSDATEGMINDGGTPVSSKQYIFDETNWSTSVPVEIQGVSDVLSDGNISYSVTVNGTETGSMPSWYVSFVGSTGDTVTLVNYSTSENPVTVVTPTNMTRAENSATFPIYVLLSQAPTDDVTVPVSVTTTFPCQLIVAPSVPQFSISTSSLTITSANWNTIGPHNTVLVTPNDDAVDDGNVSCPIVVGVLSSTDGFYNGVNPYPSSNYPMLTLNDNDSAGITTSGFTPATVITSQSGASSEFYIHLDSQPTTNITVNFNTTPGGLVSFPTGTLTFTPSNFGSGQLVTVTGLDTAATGDVSYTIASAVTSGETGTGFTPSAIYTALTPLSISATHINYIYDIVPCIDPNPMNACGTSANSSGGLVTSPNLITTEFGGQSRFQVRLRARPISNVTIPVSSSNVAEGTSSVSSLVFTSSDWNTYQNVVLSGVDDFLTDGNLVYSILFGSLSGGGSGFNGETLPNVSVTNQDND
- a CDS encoding CaiB/BaiF CoA transferase family protein translates to MSQNQNQLSQGPLAGVKVVDLSLLLPGPLCSQHLADMGAEVIKIENPRAYDGSRAMFKGKTGYPALYMMLNRNKKAITLNLKRDQAKEILFKLLEDADILLEGFRPDGMDKMGIGYDVLKEKFPRLIYCGISGYGISGKYVDFAGHDLNYLAVSGVLDQTGNPPRPAGFQLADVGGGTLTALSAILAALYFREKTGKGQRIDISMTDASLQFLSLYGGILSSSEKSPEAGNDILSGKLPNYNVYETKEGRYVALGALEDMFFQTFLRAAGMENLTKDHPMNEENIPLIKQKLTDYFKSKTYSDLQPIFDNTDACLSPILNMKEVSEDSHLKERGMVIERNHPKYGPILQFGSPFHFSETPFVYRNDPPEHGEHTDEILGGLGFSKDKIAEFKKDRVI